A genome region from Hymenobacter tibetensis includes the following:
- a CDS encoding DUF2480 family protein, with product MEDILVNRVAQSALTSLNLEELIHPGERVVYDIKENLFHGLMLREKDFREFIKSHDWSQYDGKNVAIVCSADAIVPTWAYMLLASKLQNHAHRYVFGNFEALEQELFHEAIAAINAEDYREAKVVVKGCGEKPVPTYAYVAIMQKLLPVTSSIMYGEPCSTVPLYKRPKAV from the coding sequence ATGGAAGACATACTTGTTAACCGCGTAGCGCAAAGCGCCCTCACCTCTCTGAATCTCGAGGAGCTTATTCACCCCGGTGAGCGGGTGGTGTATGATATCAAAGAAAATCTTTTTCATGGCTTGATGCTGCGCGAAAAGGATTTTCGTGAATTCATCAAAAGCCACGATTGGAGCCAATATGATGGCAAGAATGTGGCTATCGTATGCTCCGCTGACGCTATTGTGCCTACTTGGGCCTACATGCTGTTGGCTAGCAAACTTCAAAACCACGCTCACCGCTACGTATTTGGTAATTTTGAAGCACTAGAGCAAGAGTTGTTTCACGAAGCCATTGCTGCTATAAACGCCGAAGACTATCGGGAAGCGAAAGTGGTAGTGAAAGGGTGTGGCGAAAAGCCAGTACCTACGTATGCGTATGTGGCCATCATGCAGAAGTTGCTGCCAGTCACATCCAGCATTATGTATGGCGAACCGTGCAGTACAGTGCCGCTCTACAAGCGTCCTAAAGCAGTTTAG
- a CDS encoding APC family permease — MPPTASYKISPITGVAIVVANMVGTGVFTSLGFQVVDIQSGFTLLMLWAVGGLIALCGALSYGELAAAMPRSGGEYHFLSRIYHPAVGFLSGWVSATVGFAAPTALAAMALGKYAKSVWPALQPEWLSIGVVVAFTAVHATSRQAGSRLQVAVTAIKVVVLVVFIGVGLLAASPQSIPFAPTASSWQELLSPAFAVSLVYVSYAYSGWNAAVYMTGEVDAPQRNLPRILIIGTAAVLLLYIGLNFVFLYSTPLNKLKGQVEVGFVAATELFGPIGGRLMGGIISVLLLSTISSMIFAGPRVVQVMGEDLPTLGGLAKLSKNDIPVRATLFQTALTLFFIVTATFDQVLLYAGFVLSLFTFLTVLGLFILRLRQPELPRPYRAWGYPVTPLIFLLLNAWTLWFIVHDKPMESLYGLLTVLVGLGVYFISRRQEVA, encoded by the coding sequence ATGCCCCCTACTGCCAGCTATAAAATTAGCCCTATTACTGGTGTTGCCATTGTTGTAGCCAATATGGTAGGGACGGGAGTTTTCACCAGCCTAGGCTTTCAAGTAGTAGATATTCAAAGCGGATTTACGCTGTTAATGCTCTGGGCGGTTGGCGGACTGATTGCCTTGTGTGGGGCCTTAAGCTACGGAGAGCTAGCAGCCGCCATGCCCCGTTCGGGTGGGGAGTACCACTTCCTCTCCCGTATCTATCACCCAGCGGTAGGTTTTCTCTCAGGGTGGGTCTCGGCTACGGTAGGTTTTGCTGCTCCCACAGCACTTGCGGCTATGGCTCTCGGCAAGTACGCCAAAAGCGTATGGCCAGCCTTGCAGCCAGAATGGCTGTCAATAGGAGTGGTGGTGGCTTTCACGGCTGTGCATGCTACAAGTCGGCAGGCAGGCAGCCGACTGCAGGTAGCCGTTACGGCTATCAAAGTTGTAGTGCTGGTTGTCTTCATCGGGGTCGGGTTGCTGGCTGCTTCTCCGCAGTCTATTCCGTTTGCACCCACTGCCAGTAGTTGGCAAGAACTATTGAGCCCAGCTTTTGCGGTTTCGTTGGTATATGTTTCCTACGCCTATTCTGGCTGGAACGCCGCAGTGTACATGACCGGTGAAGTGGATGCACCACAACGTAACCTGCCCCGCATCCTCATCATCGGAACTGCCGCCGTACTCTTATTATACATCGGGTTGAATTTCGTGTTTCTGTACTCCACTCCCCTCAACAAACTGAAGGGACAAGTGGAAGTAGGGTTTGTGGCTGCAACGGAACTCTTCGGCCCGATAGGAGGGAGGCTGATGGGCGGTATTATTTCTGTGCTGCTGTTGTCCACTATCAGTTCTATGATTTTTGCTGGCCCCCGGGTCGTGCAAGTAATGGGCGAAGATTTGCCTACCCTAGGTGGGTTGGCGAAGCTCAGCAAAAACGACATTCCTGTGCGAGCCACGCTGTTTCAAACCGCTTTAACACTGTTTTTCATTGTTACTGCCACGTTCGACCAGGTGCTGCTATATGCAGGCTTTGTGCTGAGCTTGTTCACGTTCCTGACAGTGTTGGGCCTTTTTATATTGCGTCTGCGTCAGCCAGAACTCCCCCGGCCTTACCGAGCGTGGGGTTACCCAGTTACTCCGCTAATCTTCCTGCTGCTGAACGCCTGGACTCTCTGGTTCATCGTTCATGACAAGCCAATGGAATCACTGTATGGGTTGCTGACCGTGCTGGTGGGCTTGGGGGTGTACTTTATAAGCCGGCGTCAAGAAGTGGCGTAG
- a CDS encoding serine hydrolase — MWPTLPNKAQTLAPPKQTLQQTRRVANSPLLDSLLRSDSRLATVVNHAANYELQIIYTQIMRDTLGRPHFTQHDFRLDARQYFNPASLVKLPVAALALEKLHTLGHPGLTRRSPMATRTAFRCQTAAPYVPSTDSDRVNTVGNYIKRMLLVSDNNAYNRLYEFLGQGQLNKRLAQLGYTNSRVTRRFAPCDTTANRHTNPIDFFDTTGQVLYQQPAAFNATSLVPPLGRVIKGRAYRAGGRTIAHPYDFTTANYLPLQDATDILKSLLFPEATVATQRFNLTADDHAFLRFYLRHSPHSSGFRPYSSSAFFDAYKKYLYYGRSPHVLLDSTLRVYNVVGMSHGYLADVAYFTSPSQHSEFLVSAVLYVNQDGIINDGAYEYTSIGLPFLEHLGQAIRRYETTRAHSQAGLFRLAFPIENE; from the coding sequence ATGTGGCCTACGTTGCCTAACAAAGCGCAAACGCTTGCGCCCCCTAAGCAAACTCTACAACAAACCAGACGCGTAGCCAACAGTCCTCTCCTCGATAGCCTGCTGCGCTCTGACAGCCGTTTGGCAACTGTCGTAAACCATGCTGCCAACTATGAACTACAGATTATCTACACTCAAATCATGCGAGATACGCTGGGACGGCCACATTTCACGCAGCATGACTTTCGGCTCGATGCCAGGCAGTATTTCAATCCGGCTAGCTTAGTCAAGCTTCCTGTTGCCGCTTTGGCACTAGAGAAACTACATACTCTGGGTCATCCTGGCCTTACTCGGCGCAGCCCTATGGCTACTCGCACAGCTTTCCGTTGCCAAACCGCTGCGCCGTACGTTCCCTCCACCGACTCCGATAGGGTGAACACAGTTGGTAATTACATCAAGCGTATGCTGCTAGTGAGCGATAATAACGCTTACAATCGTCTCTACGAATTTCTTGGTCAAGGCCAGCTTAACAAACGGCTAGCGCAGCTTGGCTACACCAACAGCCGCGTCACCCGGCGCTTTGCCCCCTGCGATACTACGGCTAACCGCCACACCAATCCCATCGATTTCTTCGATACCACTGGTCAAGTTCTTTATCAGCAGCCAGCCGCGTTCAACGCAACCTCACTTGTTCCTCCTTTAGGCCGCGTTATCAAAGGCCGCGCATATCGTGCAGGTGGTCGAACAATTGCTCATCCCTATGATTTCACTACAGCTAACTACCTCCCACTGCAAGACGCTACAGACATTTTGAAGTCTCTGCTTTTTCCTGAAGCTACAGTGGCTACTCAACGCTTCAATTTGACTGCAGATGATCATGCCTTTCTTCGTTTTTACTTACGCCACAGTCCGCACAGTTCAGGCTTCAGACCATATTCCTCTAGTGCGTTTTTCGATGCTTACAAAAAGTACCTGTATTATGGCCGCTCTCCACACGTGCTTCTGGACTCCACGCTGCGCGTTTACAATGTGGTAGGTATGTCTCATGGTTATCTAGCTGACGTTGCCTATTTCACTAGTCCATCTCAACATTCCGAGTTTCTAGTAAGCGCTGTACTATACGTTAACCAAGACGGCATTATCAATGATGGTGCTTACGAGTACACCAGTATTGGCCTACCGTTTCTAGAGCACCTAGGGCAAGCCATTCGCCGCTATGAAACCACCCGGGCCCATTCTCAAGCCGGGCTCTTTCGCTTGGCTTTCCCAATTGAAAATGAGTGA
- a CDS encoding M16 family metallopeptidase has product MLDRKVAPPVQPLASVTLPAADVFMLPNGARLHVMRNSAQPVVRLQVVFRAGKWYEPSSGLSLLTARMLLEGTRSRTARQIADEVAFYGASIECEQGFDRATLTLYCLTRHLSNLLPLIQDVLTEATFPITELESLKTRTIQNIKIERQKNSYLAAELFSRNLYGSSHPYGNVFDESVFASTTQETVQAYYEAAYQFSQAEIFLCGDVSQTDENTVADSLGRVNKPTAPISVAKYTPQSASPQDYKKVADSLQASLRIGRLWPALTHPDIHKLQVLVKVLGGYFGSRLMRNIREDKGFTYGIYASVGPREYACSFAIGTDVNAESAKAAIHEIHHELRLLQTTPISIEELQTVKNYMTGKFANELSTVFEQCDKYKAIIFFDLPSNYYTHFIEEVNSVDSKQLLALAQQYLSPEDMIEVVAGP; this is encoded by the coding sequence ATGCTCGACCGCAAAGTCGCTCCTCCCGTTCAGCCGCTGGCCAGTGTCACACTGCCGGCGGCTGACGTGTTTATGCTCCCTAATGGGGCCCGTTTACATGTGATGCGCAACAGCGCACAGCCAGTCGTACGTCTTCAAGTTGTCTTCCGCGCCGGTAAATGGTATGAGCCCTCATCAGGCCTATCGTTGCTTACAGCGCGTATGTTACTTGAAGGCACGCGTAGCCGCACAGCCCGTCAGATTGCCGATGAAGTGGCCTTCTACGGCGCTTCTATCGAGTGCGAGCAAGGCTTCGACCGAGCTACTCTCACGCTGTATTGTCTCACACGCCACTTGTCAAACCTCTTACCCCTCATTCAGGACGTCTTAACCGAAGCAACGTTCCCAATCACAGAACTAGAGTCACTCAAAACGCGCACTATCCAGAACATCAAAATTGAGCGTCAAAAGAACAGCTATCTAGCTGCCGAGCTTTTCTCGCGTAACTTATATGGTTCCTCTCATCCGTACGGAAACGTATTCGACGAATCTGTCTTCGCTTCCACTACCCAAGAAACTGTACAGGCATACTATGAAGCTGCCTACCAGTTCTCACAAGCCGAGATTTTCTTATGTGGAGACGTTAGCCAAACCGATGAAAACACAGTAGCTGATTCTTTGGGGCGTGTCAACAAACCAACGGCTCCTATTTCCGTAGCAAAATACACCCCCCAAAGCGCATCTCCACAAGATTATAAGAAGGTTGCCGATAGCCTACAAGCATCTTTGCGTATCGGTCGCCTTTGGCCTGCGCTTACCCATCCTGATATCCATAAGCTACAAGTCTTGGTTAAGGTGCTAGGTGGCTATTTTGGATCACGCTTGATGCGCAATATCCGAGAAGACAAAGGCTTCACCTACGGTATCTATGCAAGCGTAGGCCCTAGGGAATACGCCTGCTCCTTCGCTATTGGCACCGATGTAAACGCTGAAAGTGCCAAAGCAGCTATCCATGAAATCCATCATGAGCTTCGCTTGCTACAAACCACTCCTATTTCAATTGAGGAGTTGCAAACTGTCAAAAACTACATGACTGGCAAGTTTGCCAACGAGTTAAGCACCGTGTTTGAGCAGTGTGACAAGTACAAGGCAATTATTTTCTTCGATCTGCCATCGAATTACTACACGCATTTTATAGAAGAAGTCAACAGTGTCGACTCTAAGCAATTACTAGCTCTTGCTCAGCAATATTTATCTCCAGAAGACATGATCGAAGTAGTTGCTGGTCCATAG
- the porV gene encoding type IX secretion system outer membrane channel protein PorV — protein sequence MTFSKVPVRSALLSGLLGLPLLGFAQSSPNTITTAVPILTISPDSRSAALGEAGVAISPDANSAYYNAGKLGFAPNKYSVSTSYTPWLGTITDDMGLAHLSGYAKIGERSAISASLMYFDLGQIQYRDQNNVEGPTVNPKEYAFSVAYGQRLSENFGVGVAARYIRSNLTVSGLDSKPGNAAAVDLGAYYNKDIAIGAADYNMAFGAAITNIGNKITYTNPEQADFLPTTLKLGTAFTRELDAFNKITITADVAKLLVPSPYYEEGPIPTDPVEREARRKRIDDENQSRRGKTPVNGALGSFSDAPGGFQEELREINISAGAEYVYNDLLMARVGYFYENPVKGDRNYLSFGLGVRYQVFGVDGAYLVPNSKNNPLAQTIRVSLHFNFNKLDQAFGDGTDTPVN from the coding sequence ACTGCGGTTCCCATTCTGACCATCAGCCCCGACTCTCGCTCGGCCGCGCTCGGTGAAGCAGGGGTAGCCATTTCGCCTGATGCTAATTCCGCCTACTACAACGCAGGCAAACTAGGCTTTGCACCAAACAAATACAGTGTCTCCACCTCATACACCCCATGGTTGGGCACCATCACAGACGATATGGGCCTGGCTCACTTGTCTGGTTACGCTAAGATTGGAGAGCGTTCGGCTATTTCGGCTTCGCTCATGTATTTCGACTTAGGTCAGATTCAATATCGGGATCAGAACAACGTGGAAGGGCCTACGGTCAACCCGAAAGAATATGCTTTCAGCGTAGCTTATGGCCAGAGACTATCCGAAAATTTCGGTGTAGGGGTAGCCGCACGATATATCCGTTCTAACCTCACAGTGAGTGGGCTCGATTCCAAGCCCGGTAACGCCGCTGCTGTAGACCTGGGTGCGTATTACAACAAGGACATAGCTATTGGTGCTGCCGATTACAACATGGCTTTTGGTGCTGCTATCACCAATATCGGCAACAAGATAACGTACACAAACCCTGAGCAAGCTGATTTCTTGCCCACTACACTTAAGCTTGGAACTGCCTTCACGCGTGAGCTAGATGCCTTCAATAAAATTACTATAACAGCTGACGTAGCAAAACTTTTAGTACCTAGCCCGTACTATGAAGAAGGGCCTATTCCTACGGATCCGGTTGAGCGAGAGGCGCGCCGGAAACGTATTGATGACGAGAATCAAAGCCGCCGAGGCAAGACACCTGTTAATGGTGCTCTTGGCTCTTTTAGTGATGCTCCAGGAGGCTTTCAGGAAGAACTCCGCGAAATCAATATATCAGCTGGAGCTGAATACGTCTACAATGACCTGTTAATGGCTCGCGTAGGCTACTTTTATGAAAACCCTGTGAAAGGCGACCGTAACTATCTAAGTTTTGGTTTAGGCGTTCGGTATCAAGTTTTCGGAGTAGACGGTGCTTATTTAGTGCCTAATTCCAAAAACAATCCCCTGGCTCAAACCATTCGGGTTTCTCTTCACTTCAACTTCAACAAACTAGATCAGGCGTTCGGCGATGGAACCGACACACCTGTCAATTAA